The sequence ATTAAATAATAATAACATATAATAATATAAAATAATTTATGTTAAATAATATTGCAATATAATAAATAATGTGCTAATATATAAACAAATAAGATATTAAAACAAATCTAACCAAAAAGGAGTTTTAAAGTTATGCCTATAAAAGTGGAAGAAAAGAAACTGTATTCAGTTGAAGATCTAGCTAAAATATTACCTATTACTTCGTTTACTATCCGTGCATATTTTAGAAAAGGTAGAATTAAAGGTCATAAGATAGGCAAAAACTG comes from Candidatus Atribacteria bacterium and encodes:
- a CDS encoding DNA-binding protein — its product is MPIKVEEKKLYSVEDLAKILPITSFTIRAYFRKGRIKGHKIGKNWYVTKENLDAFLEGEEINN